Within Acidaminococcus timonensis, the genomic segment GGCTCTTTCTTGTAAAGGCAGAAGGCCAGGAAAAAAAGCCCGGTCAGGACCATCCGGGCAAAAAGGATGGCCTGCCAGGTGAAATGCTGATGGGTCATGAGATATTCCATGCAGTTGCTGCTGCTTCCCCACAGGGAAGCTCCCAGAAGGACCATCCCCATGCCGATTTTCCGATTCCGATCCACTGTCTTTCCTCCTTATCGTTCCAGGCTCTTCCCTTTATGGATGATGCCTTCCCCGAATCGCTGTTTCAATGCGTCCAGGACCTGGGCCCGCTTCCGTTCCCTGCCGCTGCCATCCAGATCCAGGGCCACACTGCCACCCTGTGTCAGGTGGCTGACGCTGACTCCCAGGAGCCGTACCGGTTCCCGCCAGCTTACCTGGTCCGCCAGCAGGCGGATCTGCTCCCGCAGCTCCTCGTCCAGCTGCACCGGTTCCTCCACAGTCCGGCTGCGGGTGATCAGCTGGAACCGGGCCGTCTTGATCTTCAGGGTCACCGTATACCCGCTGAGGCCATTGGCCCGCAGCCGCCAGCCCACCTGCTGGCACAGGTCCCACAGGGCTTCCAGGCAGGCTCTTTTCCCCATCAGGTCTTCCCCGAAGGTGGTTTCCTTGCCCAGGGATTTCCGCTGTTCATCAGGCACCACCGGGCGGTCATCCAGCCCCCGGGCCCGGTTGCGGATCTCCTGGGCCTGTTTGCCCAGAACGGGTTGCAGCAGGCTCACCGGACAGGCTGCCAGCTGGCCGATGGTCCGCAGCCCCAGATTCTCCAGGGCCGCCACGGACCGCCGGCCCAGGCCGAACACCCGGTCAAGGGGCAGGGGAGCGATGAAATCCGCCGCCTCCTCCTGGTGGATGATCACCAGCCCGTCCGGTTTCTGGAGGTCACTGGCCAGCTTGGCCAGGAATTTATTGGGAGCGATTCCCACGGAGGCCGTCAGACCCGTCTGCTGCCGGATCACCTGTTTGATTTTTTCTCCCAGGGTGGTTGCGTCCCCCACCAGGGCTTCCATCCCGGTGAGATCCAGAAAAGCTTCGTCAATGGACAAAGGCTCCACCACCGGAGAAAAAGCATGGAAGATGCCCCGGATTTGCCGGGACAGTTCCACATACCGGGGATACCGTCCCTGCACATAGATGGCCTGGGGACACAACCGCCGGGCGGTGGTCATGGGCATGGCCGAGTGGACTCCGAACTTCCGGGCCTCATAGGAACAGGTGGAGACCACGCCCCGGCCGGACAGACCGCCCACGATCACAGGCTTGCCCCGGTATTCCGGATGGTCCAGCTGTTCCACCGATGCAAAGAATGCATCCATGTCCACATGCATGATGATCCGCCTGCTGCCCATGGTTTCCTCCTTTTAAAAAAGAGGGTGCCATGGTGACACCCTCCTTTCCAGTCAATCTATCCCAGAAATCCGTAATGCTCCAGCACGGCCTTCA encodes:
- a CDS encoding DNA polymerase IV; the protein is MGSRRIIMHVDMDAFFASVEQLDHPEYRGKPVIVGGLSGRGVVSTCSYEARKFGVHSAMPMTTARRLCPQAIYVQGRYPRYVELSRQIRGIFHAFSPVVEPLSIDEAFLDLTGMEALVGDATTLGEKIKQVIRQQTGLTASVGIAPNKFLAKLASDLQKPDGLVIIHQEEAADFIAPLPLDRVFGLGRRSVAALENLGLRTIGQLAACPVSLLQPVLGKQAQEIRNRARGLDDRPVVPDEQRKSLGKETTFGEDLMGKRACLEALWDLCQQVGWRLRANGLSGYTVTLKIKTARFQLITRSRTVEEPVQLDEELREQIRLLADQVSWREPVRLLGVSVSHLTQGGSVALDLDGSGRERKRAQVLDALKQRFGEGIIHKGKSLER